Genomic DNA from Telopea speciosissima isolate NSW1024214 ecotype Mountain lineage chromosome 2, Tspe_v1, whole genome shotgun sequence:
ATCATCAATAAGAAGCACAGCAATGGGAAGTCACTGTACATTGAGGGATGCTCGGTGAGGTTGGTGTCATCGCCGGATCCTTCGTGCAACGTTTTCACGGACTTTGGTGGGGGACGTTCAGGGGTGAAGCTTCATCGACCCACCAGTTCTTACAGAGATCTAATCAAGTATATGATTAGCCCTCTTTACTTCACTACTCCCATGTGTGATGAACCTCGCGTTAATTATTAGTAGATTTCCATTCTCCATTGTTGGGGAGTTTTAAAATCTaataaaatggaaagaaaaacaaatgttGTGTGATTTTGATATGTGGAGGATTGTGTTTATCAATTCCACCAAAAGAAAACTCACATTTGTGATTGAATATGatttatgggaaaaggctggACACATTAACAGGTGCTcagcatgtgtcatcctctctcctctctttttggAAAAGATCTCTTTGTCCTCCTACTTTCAGCCCTAAGATTGGTGCATGTCGTTACTAAACCCATCAAAGGTAagattttcaaatgaaagaaCTAAATGTTGAAGAGTCAATTCTATCTATGTAGATACCAAATTTTGTCAACTTTGCTACGATGCACATCAATGATGATCGGGTGATCTCATAATTAGTAGAAAAGGGAAATGGATGGTACAGGTTTAAACGGCGCAAAAACTCCGAACAACACgatcaaaaaacaaagaatgataaaaaaacaaaaaaagaaaacgtAAAGGGATGGTAAGGAATTTAAACatattgatttaaaaaaaaaaagaaagataatatactaatataaattgaggaattattACCTGAATACATGCATCTAATGTTCCAAAACAACATAATATCCAATATTAATGCATATATATTCCAAAACCCATTATAAGTTCCAAGACATCATCCCAAATACAAATCTAAATTTATatgtcatttaaaaaaaaaaacatgtccaAAGTCCTGTTGAACAATGTGGTTTGACTATGGTGTtgttcattgttgtcaacacagtcaATACACTCACGAAGTGATGCAGGTTCAGTTGAAGTTGGGAGTCATCGCTTTAGAAACCATTTTCACCAGATGCATCCATTTATATCTCAATTTTCAGGGTCCGTGTATTGAACATAAGTCAAAGTTGATAGCATGAGAAgtgtagcccttcgagtcaaTTTTACGTCAGTGAAAGAATCAGGTCGATTGGAGTTTGGTAGAGAGAGATGGTTAGTTAAGTAAATCAATGCTCAACAAGTCTAAGGACTTAAAATACACCAAaaaagggaagcttgttttaagCAGGAATGCTTTCTGTTTGCTCTTTTTCCCCATATTGTTGGGAAACAAACAGTAAAATGcgtttaaaatgataaaaaaggGGAACGATGTTTTAAACtcatttttgctaactatgggtGATCTTAAAAGAATTTAGGTTATTGTTTTAAGCTTTGGGGACACATTATTCTTTGCTAACATTTTGCACAATATAGAAGCACTCGAGATAGATTGCTTCTATATTGTGAGGGTCAAGTAACTAATTGTTGAGAGTCCGTCCAAATTCTAGATGATTGATGCCCTTTTCAATTGCAACCTCAATACATTCTTCAATTGTTTTTGCTTCGGCTTCAACAACTGAACCTAAAGAGCCATAGttacttttttttggtggtaaaaAACTAGTCTATTCAAAAGAGCGTGATACACTCCCATCTTCAAAGAGACAGGGATTGGATATAGGCCAACTTGTCCTCTTCGCTAAGGACAAGACCCTCCTAGCAAGAGCATCAACAATAGCATTTTTAGCTCttggaataaacaaaaatgTACAAGACTCAAAGCAGCCTTGAAGATACATGATGTCTTCTACAATTGGACGAATTAATACAGGGAAAGGAGTTGATGTTGTTTGCAAGGCCAAAATTACTTCTTGGTTATCACTCTCAATGATCAAATTATCAATCTCCTCAGAAATAGCTTCAAGCATTCCTTGCCTAACTACCAATGTCTCATTAAGAAGTACATCCCATGCATTGCAAGGCTCAGAGATTGCAGTGATGCAACGACCTTGGGAATCCCTAATAATAAAACCCAAGTCTCCTTGCTTTTTCTCCAGTTGAACCGAAGTATCACAGTTCAACTTAAAGAAAGATTGGGGCGAGGCTCCCATGAAGACGAAATCATCGAACCCTATGACCTTAGTGAAGGGGTAGACTTTGATGATGCTCCTAAAAACTCTCTCTAGGACTTCTGGGCCGTCTCAATAACCTCCACAGGAGCCCACCGAAGTCGACCGAAAAGCGAGTCATTTCAGAAAATCCATAAGTAAACAAATGAAAGCATACAGGGAAGAGGACTCCTTATAGAATCTTGCCATGATGGAGAAAAGATTACAAATCTTGAATCCACTGATGCATAGGGTAGTCATCAAGATTAGGAACAATGAAAGAAATATTACAATCAAACCAAACTGATCGAGCAAAGGGGCAATGGAGAAAAATATGGTCACTTGTCTATACCAAAACCTCATACCGTTCGCAAAGAGGTTTATCCTGTATATGTCTATAAATCAAAGCCTCGAAGGTTGCAATACCCCTTGCACAAAAATTCTCCATAATAGATTCCTCACCTTTAGGGTAGTAAAGCAGTTCCAAATCTGACTCCAAACCAAGTTTGGCATAAGATGCCAAGAATGTTCCCTAGCCGTTGTTGGCAGTCCGCGACTTCAGATAGCCATTGGCTGGTTAACAAATGGTAAGCGCTTTTAACAGAGAAACAATCTTTCTTCGAAGCGCCCAAAATTTGATAGTCATCCCTTTTAAACAGATCAAGAGGGATTTGAAAGATAGATTTCTTATCTGCTGGGTAAAAATATAGATCTAGTAAGTCCTGattccatattttattttcttggtcaATAAGCTCTTCAACAAAATGGAGAGGGCAATCTTGTAATGGCGGATATTGTAGTTGAAATTTAACGAAGAGGGTAGCCAATTATCAGACCAAATTTTGATCTTATCTCCTTTCCCGACATGCTAGAGAAGACCCATTTTGAGGACATCCCTTCCTTGAATAATGCTACGGCTGGACCAAGAAGGGTTCGAGCCTAACTTTGCATCAAGAAAGTTATGGTTAGGAAAGTAGATCATCTTCATAAATTTTTCCCACATGGAATCAAAGTCAGACCATAAACGCCAAGCTACCTTGCATAAGAGGGCTTTGTTTTGTAAGGTCAGATCACAGAAGCCTATACCATCTTTCTCCTTAGAAAGGCATAGTCTTTGCCAAGAAATCCAacatattttcttcttctcagagTCATCACCCCAATAGAACTGGGTTGCTGCCTTCCTCAAGAGATTATGGTGAGATTTGGGAAGGTTTAAAGAACAAACATAATTTGAGAGTGAGAAAGTCATTCTTGGGCCAACTTGCCTAGTTACAAGTGACATTAAATTGATCATCATTAAGGAAAAGGCAAGAAGCCCAACCCGCCTCCTTAGAGGACTGCAAGAAACTGCCATCAACGAAAAGGAGAATATGACCATCTGTTGCTTACAGGGGAAAAACGAGGAATCAGGAAATTAAACTCTCACAACTGTATGAAATGACACAAGCGAACCAAcgtgaaataaaaaagagcAAATGTTCAGAATTTGGTTTTTTAGAATTGAAAACCACATAATTTCTTTCAAACAATAAatgaaaaacataataatagcgccaaagaacaagaaagattGTAAATCAGACTTTGCATTATTCAGGCTAGGAACCCAAACCTAGATTAGGTGTTTTTGGATTCCAAATTGAATCCAACTTCTCCTTTAGACCCATACGTTTTTAGACTCATTCTAGGGAGTTCCCAACCTAATCAAAATATCCTAAAAGGTGCCTCTTTTTGTTCCTATATTTATTTGAAAGTAAATATATTTtacaaaaataatcaattttgttgtttgatactttgattgcaaagaaaaagcaatttttttctttagaaagtgaaatatattttacaagaaaaattTGCAAATATTTTCATTCCCTTTCCCCACTTTCCTTGGACTCCAATTGAGGTAATATCTACCACTAAAAGAATTCCAGTCGGTTATTACCTCTCTAAACCTTTCTCAAACCAATTCGGGTGCCAATGAAAATCATTGGTGGAATGCCTCTCCGCTGAATTTTATAAAGGTGAATTATGATACTGCAAATCCTCAAAGAGATACCGCTGGCGGACTGGGAGTTATTTTTAGGGATCACAATGCCCATCCTCTAAAGACGCTCTCTATTTCCCAAGTCTTATCCTCTACAATCCAAGGAGAAGGTCTAGCCATTAAAGAAGCACAATGCAAGCTCGTGACTTAGGAATCACAAATCTCCTTGTTGAATCAGACAATCAGGAGATTATTAGCTTTATTGAAGATCCAAACCGTGTTCCACCACTTGATATTGCAGTTGTTGTTGAAGATGTTCGTGAATTATgttttgcttttgtatttgtttattttctttttgttctaaGGCATATGAATGTAATTGCAGATGCCCTGGCAAGGAAGGTCCTGTCTATCATGTGTATGACAGATTGACCGATCACCACTCCGTGGCTTGATGATCTTTGTTTATTTGAAGTCACTGGCTATACACATGATTCTCATCAGTAAATCTTCTTCGTACAAAAAAAATGGAGCCTTTGTTTCACAAATGAAAGGGCACCAGATTATATCAATAACATTAAAACATTCTAAAAAAGGGGGACCAGTACTGTGGGATTCAAAGGAGTTTCTTCAACTTGATTTTCAGATTTAAGTGGCATATCTAAGGGTAATGAGTCTATCGGAGACTAGTTTTCTGCAGTCATCCTTACACTTGCAGCTCTTGTTCTTTCCTATAACATCCCTTTCTTGGCACCATGTTAAACGAtatagaaaagaatgaaaatcgcAAACAAATAATCACACAATGcacacaaggatttatgtggttcaacAAGATTGCCTACACCACAGTGAGATGatatctgtttcactatcaatggaaaaTAGGGTTATAGCTGCTTGTCCTCATACCTCTCTTAGATTCAATTACATAGAAGAAACCTTGCTACAGAACTATCGTGGAACCCTGTACAGGTAACTTACCGAAATACCTAtataaccctaaaaaaatttcttctaaaACTTGAGGCCTATTGCGTCTTAAAGGCCCTTCAGAGTCAGACCACTTATGCAATCGTTCGCAGAAATGATACATTGCTCCCGAACACCCGGTCACACATCTAAGAAATCATGTTTCCTTGCAAGTGCACAAGTGAGAGTAAAGCTTCATTTTTACTAAAGCTTGGTTGGATCCTTAAAATTTATTAGGCACAGCTTTCAGGAAAAAGTATGCTCCATACACACTTCCATAGCTCCATCACCAGAAGAAACAAATTTGACAATGGACGGTTAACTTTCTCAAGCCCCTTGAGCTTCTTTAAAGATTGCTGGACTTCTATTTACCTTGATAGAGAAATAAATATCAGCTTGCATGATTGTGGTCTCTCTACAAGAGTACTTAACGTAGAAACACCAGTTCATCTATCCTTGAGCCTATTGCTTCATCGACTATAAGTACCCCATCCAAAATTTGCTTTCCTATAAGAGCACCGCACTGTAGAAACCATGGATTAGTAACTTACCAAGTCCACTTGCCATTGTTTTCATATCATTCTATAAACGTTTAGAGATCAGGCTTCTTATGGAACTAGTCTGCAACCCAAGGTTTCATGGATCGGGATCTGTTTGGTGTATCAGCTGTCCCATATTGAGATCAGCCAAGAACCATCTAACCCATATTGATTACCACCAATCTTCCCAAAAACATCAGGATAATATCAGGCAGCTTCAACTGTCAATATCGAGATAGGTGATGACCAACTGAAGCTACAATCACGGTCTTTAGATCCCTGCTCCAACCATACAAATTGACTAAGAATTCCAAATCAGCTCATCCACCAAAAAGAAGCCTCAAATCCCTACCCATATCATATCCAGAAACTCAAGTTTGgacacccaaaaaaagaaaatcatagcTGGAAAATTATTAGAACAATGCTGTACAttcattacataaagaaagcCTACATATATCAACTAGAATACAAAAAATAACACCCTTTCAGGCAGAAAGCAGGAGAGGAATTGCACACCTCACCCAATTCCCAACCCCACCCcgaacaaaaaattaaataaacaccAATGTTCACAAATGTGACTCACCCAGCAGCTGTAGTACATAAGATACAACGCAAGTGAGATGCACCCGACTGGGTATCAtctacatcatcatcatcgatatcatcatcataattataatgattacttGATACAGATTCTTGGAAAGTAGCTCGGGACCCACTCTTATGACGGGCAGAATTTGTAGTATCCATGAGACAGGTAACATGATAAGTGTGACAGCAGTAGAATACAATGACCGAGACATTCTGAATGGAGAAGGGatcaaagcaaacacaacaccTTCCACCACCCCTAGTTTTTGACTTGAGCTCCAATATTCCGATACCAGCTACTTTGCCAGTGGCCTGAGCTGCTCTATTATCATTCCTTTTTGCTCGAGGTTCCTCTTCTCCACTACCCAAGAAAACTGCATGCCTGGCTTCCTTATAAAATTTAACCAACAAGTTAACACAGTCTGCCTGTCAGTTGCAAAGAGAACATTGCATTAGTTAACACCTCTGGTGGAAAATtaagcagtttttttttcttcttttgggggtggggggtggggggtgggggggggggggggggag
This window encodes:
- the LOC122650438 gene encoding uncharacterized protein LOC122650438, which encodes MGASPQSFFKLNCDTSVQLEKKQGDLGFIIRDSQGRCITAISEPCNAWDVLLNETLVVRQGMLEAISEEIDNLIIESDNQEVILALQTTSTPFPVLIRPIVEDIMYLQGCFESCTFLFIPRAKNAIVDALARRVLSLAKRTSWPISNPCLFEDGSVSRSFE